The DNA region ACGTATCAACAACGGGCATACATCTTCTGCTCCCCATTAAAAAATGCAAACTGAAAAATAAAATTACTCTTTTTCAGTTATTTCTGTATTAACATCAGTTTGTTAACAAAAAAAAGGAAATCCTCCATTGTCTGCTTATTCAATTATCTAACTTTACCCAATCAAAAAAATAAAAATCAATGCTTAACGGATTATTACTTCAAATTCCCAGCTCCCCGGTTCAGGGAATGGATACGGTTACCGACACACTGACACAAACAGCACAACAGGTAAGTATGCCTTTAGTACAACAGCCTGTCAGCGAAACCTTAACCCTGCTTGACCTTGTGATAAAAGGCGGACCTATTATGATTCCCATTGCTTTACTTTCATTGATTGCAGTGTATGTTTTCATTGAAAGATACCTTGCCATTAAACGTGCATCTAAGCAGGAATCTAATTTTATGAACAACATCCGCGATTTCATCATGGATGGAAGGATTGATTCTGCCCTTTCTTTCTGCAAAAACAACGATAAACCCGTTGCCCGCATGATTGAAAAAGGAATAAAGCGCATAGGCAGACCACTCAAGGAAATAGAAGAATCTATTGAAATTGTCGGTAAATTTGAAGTGTACAAACTTGAAAAAAACCTTGTCATTTTAGCCATCATCGCCGGGATTGCCCCCATGTTTGGGTTTATAGGAACCATTATCGGGGTAATTAAAATTTTTCATGACATTTCGCTTGCCGGTGATATAAGCATAACAAGCGTTTCATCCGGACTATACACTAAAATGGTATCGAGTGCCGCCGGTCTTATTATCGGTATTTTTGCTTTTGTTTGCTACCATTGGCTGAATATCATGGTAGACAAAATTGTGCAGAAAATGGAACATAATGCTATGGAATTTATTGATTTACTGCAAGAACCCACCAAATGAAACTCCGCAGAAAAAATAATATCAAAGCAGAAGTAGCTACTTCGAGCATGAACGACATCATGTTTTTTCTGATGTTGTTTTTTCTCATCATGTCCACCCTGCTAAATCCCAATGTAATCAGACTTACACTTCCCAGTTCAAAGCATAACCAGGCAATTCATAAAAAGGAAATTGCAGTATCTGTAACTAAGGATTTACAGTATTTTATCAACAACCAGCCTGTTTCTTTCCAAATGTTAGAACCCATATTACAGAAAGAATTGCAAAAATCAGCTGATGCCACCGTGATTTTACGTTGCGATAACAGTTTAAGTGTACAGGACTTAGTAAACATACTCGAAATAGGAAACAAACTGAAAGTAAAAATGATACTTGCAACCAAATCGCCTCAGGGGAGCAATGGATAAACGAAAGGAAACACGTAACAGAATATTTGGCTTCGGAGGAACCCTTATTTTTCATGGGTTACTATTCCTGCTGATGATATGGGTAGCCTTTACTACTCCGATCCCTCCATTTCCTGAAGATGGTGGCGGAGGTACTGGTTTGGGAATAGAAGTTAACCTGGGCAATTCTGAAGAGGGAATGGGCGACGAGCAACCTCAGGAAATTGCCATGCCTAAGTTTAAAGAAACAAAAATTACAGCCGTATCCGAACAAACCACCGTTTCGAAAAATGCGGTAGCCCCTGATGAAAATGTTCTTAGCGAAGAAAATGGCGAAGAAACCTCTTTGAAAACTTCTCCCGATAGAACAAAAGAAAAAATAGCCCAGCCGCAACCAACGGTAAATCCCAATGCTTTATTTAAGAAAAAAGCCAAAACAGGAAATGAAGGAATTACCGGAAACCCGGGCGATCAGGGAAATCCCAATGGCACCCCAAATTCAAAAAACTACTATGGTTCAGGTGGTCAAGGCTCAGGAGGCGGACAAGGCGGAGGTCAGGGAACTGGTGTGGGTACCGGCACCGGAGGTGGCGTTTCATTCGCACTTTCAGGACGCAAATCTAACTATATCCCTGTACCACAAAGCCGTTCGAAAGAGCAAGGTAAAGTAGTGGTTGAAATTACAGTAAACCGCCAGGGTGAAGTTACCCGTGCAAAATCGGGAGCAAGAGGAACAACAACTACAGACCTTACCCTGTGGAAACTTGCCGAACAATCAGCAATTAAGGCGCATTTTGATGCCAAACCCGGTGCCCCGGAAGAACAAAAAGGCACTATTACTTATATTTTTATTACCCGTAACTGATGAACTATCAGCAGGCACTGGATTATATGTTTAGCCAGTTACCTATGTATCACCGCATTGGTGCTGCTGCATACAAAGCCGACCTGAGCAATACCCTGCAGCTATGCAATGCTATCGGGAATCCGCAATCCCGTTTCCGGAGTATTCACATTGCGGGCACCAATGGCAAAGGCTCTGTTTCGCACATGCTTGCTTCTGTTTTGCAAATTCAAGGACTGAAAACCGGACTTTATACCTCTCCCCATCTGAAGGACTTTAGAGAACGTATCCGCATTAACGGAAAAAAAATTTCCAAAAAATCTGTAACCCACTATGTTGACAAATACAAAGAATTGTTTGAAAGCATCCAGCCTTCTTTCTTCGAAATGACCGTCGGGATGGCTTTTGAATGGTTTGCAGAAGAACAGATTGATATAGCCGTAATCGAAACCGGACTGGGAGGAAGGCTTGATTCTACCAATATCATAACTCCCATCGTATCAACAATCACCAATATTGGTTTCGACCATACTCATTTCCTGGGAAATACACTTGAAAAAATTGCCTTCGAAAAAGCAGGAATAATCAAAAAAAATATTCCTACGGTGATTGGAGAAACGCACCCCTCTACCCAGGACATTTTTATCAATAAAGCTAAGGAAACAGGTTCCTCCATATTTTTTGCCGACAAGGAATTTATTACCGGTAATGCTCTTTATGATAAAAAAAATCGTTGCCTGGTTACAGATATTTATTTCCCTGACAACACATTGTATTTAAAATCACTACAATGCGACCTCACAGGGCAGTACCAGTTAAAGAATATTCGTACTGTGTTGCAAACTCTCCGTGTATTAAATGCAAATGGGTGGAAGATTGGGGAAGATTCCATCCGCCGGGGGCTACGAAACGTTAACAAAAATACCGGATTATCAGGGAGGTGGCAGATTCTGCAATCACAGCCTCTTTGCATTTGCGATTGTGCCCATAATCCCGACGGTATGCAAGAAGTCATTTCCCAATTGCAGCTTATGCAGTATGATCACCTCCATTTTGTAATCGGGATGGCGAACGATAAAGATATTGATCATGTTTTGGAAATGTTGCCCCGGAATGCAACATACTATTTTTGCAAAGCCAACATTCCTCGTGGAGCCGATGCTTCCGAACTCGCCGGAAAAGCCGCCGGATTTGGCTTGCATGGCAATATATATTCATCAGTAAAAGAGGCTTATACTTTTGCGCAAAAGGCAGCTTCGATGAAAGACCTTATACTGGTAAGCGGAAGTATTTTTGTAGTTGCCGAAGTAGTTTAATTGCATTCTTTTATATTTCGTATCTTTGCAGCAGCAATCGTTCGATCTGTCGCTCTCCGGTTTTCGGCTGGAGGGAGGAAAGTCAGGACAACACAGAGCACCATACTTCCTAACGGGAAGGTCCCGGTTTTCCGGGAACAGAAAGTGCCACAGAAAATAACCGCCCCGATTAAATCGGGGTAAGGGTGAAAACGTGGGGTAAGAGCCTACGACGTCAGCGGGCGATCGGTGACGGGGGTAAACCTTATGGGTTGAAAGACCAAATATATCCTGAATTTCTGCATTTTGCAGAATCCGGATTGCTCGTCCGGTTTCTTCGGAAGTAAAGGAGGGGTAGGTCGTTAGAGCTGGCAGGCAACTGCCTTCCCAGATAAATGACAGAATAAAACAGAATCCTGCTTACGGAACGATTGCTTTTTTCTTTTTCTATCCAAAGATTTTTATACTAATTGGGTTGTAATCTCCGTTATTTTTCAATAGTTCCCTGTTGAAAAGTTATTGGTTATGTATAATTATCAGTCTCTTTTTTCAAGTATTTTTATCTTTCTTTAGACAGAATCATATGAAAATTAAAACCAGCTTCTTATCATTACTCTTTTTCATTATCCTTTGCAATACAGGAAAAGTTTTTTCCCAAAATACAGCCAGCGAACTGCAGCCCTATGCCGACTATCGGCTGGCAAAAGAAATGTTTTCAGTGCAGAAATTCGGAGCCGCACAGGCACTTTTTGAAAACGTGATGCAATCCATTCCGGATAAAGAGGATGCTATACGTATTGATGCAGAATACTATGCCGCATTTTGTGCACTTGAATTGCTGCACCCCGATGCCGAATACCGGATGATAGAGTTTATTACCTACCATCCCGACAATAATAATACAAAAGTTGCCTATTTTCAACTCGGCAAATTTTATTACAGCCAAAAAGATTTTCAAAAAGCAGTTGCCGCTTTTGAGAAAACCGATATTTTCGAACTGAACAACCGTGACCTCGCGGAATATTATTTTAAACTGGGGTTAAGTTATTTTAAAAGAAATGATTTTGAAAAAGCATTGAAAAATTTTTATGAAATAAAAGATTCGGAAAACCAGTACAGTGCCCCGGCTTTGTATTATTATTCCCACATTTCGTATCTGAATAAAAATTATGAAACCGCTCTTTCGGGTTTTAATAAACTTAAAACCAACGAAACCTTTAAAAATATGGTTCCGTTATATATAGCCCAAATACATTACATCAAAGGCGAATATGATGCGCTTCTGCAGGTTGCCATACCCCTGCTCGAAAATGAAAAAACAAAGAAAATTTTCGACCTTGCCCGCCTGGTTGGAGAATCGTATTACAAAACTGGAAAATATGCCGAATCAATTCCATATCTTGAATTGTATTCCGACCGTACGACGCGTCAGGTAAGCCGTCCTGAGTTTTACCAATTAGCTTTTGCATATTATAAAACAGCAAATTACCCCAAGGCTATTCCGTTTTTTCAGGAAATTGCCAAAGACGAAGACTCCCTCACACAAAATTCGCTTTACCTGTTAGCCGACTGTTACATTAAAACAGGTGAAAAACAATTTGCAAGAAACACATTTGCATCTTTTTTGAAAATGGATTTCTACCCTGAACTCAGGGAAAACGCCCTGTACAATTATGCAAAACTCTCCTACGAATTGTCGAAAAACCCTCTAAATGACGCAATTAATTCTATAAAGCTGTTTATAAGTGAGTTTCCAAAATCGCAGTTTGCAGATGAAATGTACACTTACCTTGTGAATCTTTTCCTTTCGTCGAACAATTACAAAGATGCTTTTGCCTCTCTCGAAAATATCAAAGTGAAAGACGACCGGCTGAAAGAAGCCTACCAAAATATCACATTCAACAGAGGTGTAGAATTGTACAATGACAATAAATTTGAAGAAGCAGTAGCGATGTTTAAAAAATCACTCACTTACAACCTGAACAAAGGGCTTACCGCTTCTGCACGTTACTGGCTGGGCGAAAGTTATTACCGGCTTTCTGACTTCGAACAAGCGTTGTCGAATTACCGCTCGTTTATGTTATTGCCCTCCGCCTATCAATCAAAATACTACAATCTTGCCAATTATAACATCGCTTATATTCAATTAAATAAAAAAAATTATAAAGAAGCTTTAACAGGATTCAGGAAGTTTCTCGTTGCAAAAAGCAAGGAAGAACCAACTGTAATTGCCGATGCACAGTTGCGAACCGCAGATTGTTATTTTGCCAACAAACAATACCTCGAAGCAATCGAATATTACGATAAAGCATTAAACTCATCGGCAAACGATGCCGATTACGCCCTGTACCAGAAAGCCCTTGCCTATGGTGCACAGGGAAAACTGAACCCAAAATCGGCAGCCCTGAGCGAACTGATAAAAAAATACAAAAAATCAGCTTATTATGACGACGCCCTTTATGAGTTAGGAGTTACATCGTTAGTACAAAATAATAATGAACAAGCAATGATTTACTTCAAACGTATCATCAGCGAAACTCCCCGTAGCAATTTTGCCATCAAAGCAAAACTGAAAAACGGAATGATTTATTACAACAACGAACAAAACGACCTTGCCCTGCAAACACTCCGCAACCTTGTTGATACATACCCCAATACCCCGGAAGCCCGCGAAGCACTGGTTACCATTAAAAATATTTATATTGACATGAATCGGGTGGATGACTATTTTGCATTTGCCAAAAACATTCCCTTTGCCAATATTTCCATGGCCGAAGAAGATTCTGCTTCCTATATTGCTGCCGAAAACTTGTACATGAAAGGCGATTGCAACAGCTCTGTTACAGAATTTGGCAACTACCTGTCGAAATTTCCGAACGGTGCATTTATTGTGAATGCTGCTTTTTACAAAGCTGAATGCTTGTATAATAACAATAAAAAAAACGAAGCCTTAACCGGATATAGCCTTGTCGTTTCGCAGCCAGCCAACCGTTTTACCGAAAGTTCCTGGTCCAAAATTGCGGAAATACAATATTCCGATAAAAAATATTCCGATGCGCTTATTGCTTTTAAACGGCTTTACGAATCGGCAGAACAAAACAATATCCGGACGGAGGCTACTGCCGGGCAAATGCGATGTTATTATCGTTTGTCCAACTACGATTCAGTAATGATTACCGCCGATAAATTACTTTCAGCAGAAAAAATTTCTGCATCGTTACAGTCTGAAACACAACTGCTCATTGCCCATTCAGCCTATGCTCTTAAAGACATGGGCAAAGCAACCCGTTCATTTGAAAACACATTGCAACTCTCACAGGGAGAACGGGGTGCCGAAGCAAATTACTATCTGGCTAAAATAGCTTTCGAACAACAAAAGTACCAGGAAGCTGAGAAAAAAGTTTTTGCACTTTCCGAAAACTTTACATCATACGACTTTTGGGTTGCCAGCGGTTTCATTCTGTTGGGTGATATTTATGTACAAACAGGTAATCTTTTTCAGGCGAAACAAACCCTGCAAAGTATTATTGATAATTATGAAGGCGAAGACCTAAAATCTATTGCCAAAGAGAAGCTAAACGCCATTATTAGTAGTGAAAAACCGACAATAAACAATTAAAAACAAGCTAAAAATGAAATCCAACTCCATATATTTTTCCATGCAACGTTCGTTCCGGTTAATAATGATAAACACGGATAAAAACTATTGTAAACAAATTCCGCCCCGGACTTGTAAAACAAATTTCCTTCGGATGAAAACCTGTTTTGCGTTGTTCATTTATACGTTTGGCTTGCATTTCCCCATAACTGCAATGGCGCAAAATGAAGAAATTACCGTGGTGGCTCCTTTTGACCCTACGGTTCCCGAAGCCACAAAAATCAACGGAACTCCATCCATTTACCAGTCAACCCTACAAGCCCCAACCGTCGTTTACTCTATTAGAACCAGCCAGTATCCAACAAATTTCCAGGTTGAGCCTGTTAAACCCCTCAACGTTGCCGGAGAATCGCTACCTGATGTCACAAAAGGATACGTTAAAGCAGGTATAGGAAACTACTGGACACCTTATCTTGAAGCTTTTTACAGCAGCACCCGTAACGAAAAACAGTCTTGGAATATACATTACAAACACCACTCGGTAAACGGAAGCATCAAAGATTACGACAACAGTACATACAGCACTAACTCTCTTTCATTAAACGGCAAACATTTTTTTGAAAACCAGACACAACTTTCAGCAAACCTTGGATTTTCAAGAGATGTACATCACTTTTACGGATATAAGCCCAGTGACTATACCTATTCGTTGTCAAAAAATGACATAAAGCAACGGTTTTCGACTTTTAATGGTACGCTATTGTACCAAAGCAACAATCCTGAACTGGAAAAAGGCAATTATTTTGCCGATTTGCACTTTTTCTCTTTTTCTGATCGCTGGGAAAGCCATGAACTAAACATAGGAACAAATGCAGGAGTGTATAAAAATTACGATGCCTTTCGTTTTGCCGATAAAGAAATTGTAGGAATTAACCTCAATGCTGATTTTTACGATAACGAAGACAGCCTTTTATCTAAACAGAATTCTATCATCCGCATTCAGCCTTACATCAGGGGTGTAATGCAGGGTTTTAATATCCTGATAGGTTTGCAACCCGTAATAGTTTCAGGTTCCGAGAGTAAGTTTTACTTATACCCTAAGGCGGAAGCCAGCATTAACCTGCTCGAAGACCTTCTGATGCTGAGAGCCGGAATTGACGGGAATCTTCAGCAAAACGGACTTCGAAGCCTGACCCAAGAAAATCCTTATTTAAACAATACTTCTGTCCGCAAAAACAGCAACGAAAAATTTCGGATTTTTGCCGGAATCAACAGCAATCCTTCTGCTGAAATTTCACTGCGAGCCGTTATCTCATCATCACGGATATTGGATTACCCATTTTACATCAATGACATCAATTCGTACAACAAGGACACCAATTCGTATGCACAGGCATTTCACAACAAATTCAGTGTGGAATACGACGACATTACCCTGTTCTCTTTTACCGGTGAAGCTTCGTACCATGTCAACTCCTGGATTTCTGCCACTGTAAAAGGCGGGTATTACCATTATTCGATGGATAAACTTGAAAAGCCTTTCCATAGACCCGACTGGGATTTGGTTATGCAAATGCAGTTTAAAACCAGTAAACGTCTTTCCTTTAATAGCCAATTATTTACTGCGGGGAAAAGATACGTAAAAGATTATACAAACGAAACTCGCATTGATCCGGTTACACAAACATCGAGCCTGTATGTGTATGAAAAAATCAAACAATTAGACCCCGTTTTTGATATGAATATCGGGGCACAGTATTCCGTAACTGAGAAAATCAGCGCTTTTTTGCAGTTGAATAACCTCACATCTTCTTCTTATTCCCTATGGAACAACTATCCTGTGAAAGGTTTTAACGTGTTGCTTGGCGCTTCATACAATTTTTAACAGTTTCATTCGTTTTGCATTAGCCAAATTGTTAATAAAATATTTGATTTTGTTAACTTTAAGTGTCAGATGTAAACAAATTTTTTATACATTTGATTACTTTTATTGTGGATGATATATAATTGATTATGAATAATGTGAGAAAGAACTTATCTGCACAGGAAAATTATACTGCAGATAACATTCAGGTATTGGAAGGATTGGAAGCTGTTCGTAAACGCCCTGCCATGTATATTGG from Lentimicrobiaceae bacterium includes:
- a CDS encoding tetratricopeptide repeat protein → MKIKTSFLSLLFFIILCNTGKVFSQNTASELQPYADYRLAKEMFSVQKFGAAQALFENVMQSIPDKEDAIRIDAEYYAAFCALELLHPDAEYRMIEFITYHPDNNNTKVAYFQLGKFYYSQKDFQKAVAAFEKTDIFELNNRDLAEYYFKLGLSYFKRNDFEKALKNFYEIKDSENQYSAPALYYYSHISYLNKNYETALSGFNKLKTNETFKNMVPLYIAQIHYIKGEYDALLQVAIPLLENEKTKKIFDLARLVGESYYKTGKYAESIPYLELYSDRTTRQVSRPEFYQLAFAYYKTANYPKAIPFFQEIAKDEDSLTQNSLYLLADCYIKTGEKQFARNTFASFLKMDFYPELRENALYNYAKLSYELSKNPLNDAINSIKLFISEFPKSQFADEMYTYLVNLFLSSNNYKDAFASLENIKVKDDRLKEAYQNITFNRGVELYNDNKFEEAVAMFKKSLTYNLNKGLTASARYWLGESYYRLSDFEQALSNYRSFMLLPSAYQSKYYNLANYNIAYIQLNKKNYKEALTGFRKFLVAKSKEEPTVIADAQLRTADCYFANKQYLEAIEYYDKALNSSANDADYALYQKALAYGAQGKLNPKSAALSELIKKYKKSAYYDDALYELGVTSLVQNNNEQAMIYFKRIISETPRSNFAIKAKLKNGMIYYNNEQNDLALQTLRNLVDTYPNTPEAREALVTIKNIYIDMNRVDDYFAFAKNIPFANISMAEEDSASYIAAENLYMKGDCNSSVTEFGNYLSKFPNGAFIVNAAFYKAECLYNNNKKNEALTGYSLVVSQPANRFTESSWSKIAEIQYSDKKYSDALIAFKRLYESAEQNNIRTEATAGQMRCYYRLSNYDSVMITADKLLSAEKISASLQSETQLLIAHSAYALKDMGKATRSFENTLQLSQGERGAEANYYLAKIAFEQQKYQEAEKKVFALSENFTSYDFWVASGFILLGDIYVQTGNLFQAKQTLQSIIDNYEGEDLKSIAKEKLNAIISSEKPTINN
- a CDS encoding biopolymer transporter ExbD, with the protein product MKLRRKNNIKAEVATSSMNDIMFFLMLFFLIMSTLLNPNVIRLTLPSSKHNQAIHKKEIAVSVTKDLQYFINNQPVSFQMLEPILQKELQKSADATVILRCDNSLSVQDLVNILEIGNKLKVKMILATKSPQGSNG
- a CDS encoding bifunctional folylpolyglutamate synthase/dihydrofolate synthase, giving the protein MNYQQALDYMFSQLPMYHRIGAAAYKADLSNTLQLCNAIGNPQSRFRSIHIAGTNGKGSVSHMLASVLQIQGLKTGLYTSPHLKDFRERIRINGKKISKKSVTHYVDKYKELFESIQPSFFEMTVGMAFEWFAEEQIDIAVIETGLGGRLDSTNIITPIVSTITNIGFDHTHFLGNTLEKIAFEKAGIIKKNIPTVIGETHPSTQDIFINKAKETGSSIFFADKEFITGNALYDKKNRCLVTDIYFPDNTLYLKSLQCDLTGQYQLKNIRTVLQTLRVLNANGWKIGEDSIRRGLRNVNKNTGLSGRWQILQSQPLCICDCAHNPDGMQEVISQLQLMQYDHLHFVIGMANDKDIDHVLEMLPRNATYYFCKANIPRGADASELAGKAAGFGLHGNIYSSVKEAYTFAQKAASMKDLILVSGSIFVVAEVV
- a CDS encoding MotA/TolQ/ExbB proton channel family protein codes for the protein MLNGLLLQIPSSPVQGMDTVTDTLTQTAQQVSMPLVQQPVSETLTLLDLVIKGGPIMIPIALLSLIAVYVFIERYLAIKRASKQESNFMNNIRDFIMDGRIDSALSFCKNNDKPVARMIEKGIKRIGRPLKEIEESIEIVGKFEVYKLEKNLVILAIIAGIAPMFGFIGTIIGVIKIFHDISLAGDISITSVSSGLYTKMVSSAAGLIIGIFAFVCYHWLNIMVDKIVQKMEHNAMEFIDLLQEPTK